A window of Oncorhynchus tshawytscha isolate Ot180627B linkage group LG10, Otsh_v2.0, whole genome shotgun sequence contains these coding sequences:
- the scinlb gene encoding scinderin like b: protein MVSHKEFVAAGKETGLQVWRIENMDLRPVPKALHGNFFTGDAYILLYTTAAPSHYIHMWMGDECSQDESGAAAIFATQLDDFLGGGPVQFREVQNNESITFMGYFKSGIKYKQGGVASGFQHVVTNDMSVKRLLHIKGRRAIRATEVALSWASFNQGDCFIVDLGKDIYQWCGSECNRFERLKASQVAIDIRDNERNGRAKLHMVEDGAEPQALTEALGPKPSIPPGTPDDEKVDTSNRKKGALYMISDASGSMKSSSVASSSPFKQAMLTAEECYILDNGVDKNVFVWKGPKANTSERKAAMSAAQKFIKEKGYSDKTQIQVLPAGGETTLFKQFFSDWKDKDQTTGPSKAYSIGRIAKVEQVPFDASTLHSNKNMAAQHGMVDDGKGKVQIWRVEDGDKVAVDPSSYGQFYGGDCYLILYSYRLGGREQHIIYTWQGLKCTQDELAASAFMTVKLDDSMGGAPVQVRVTQGQEPPHLMSLFQGKPMMVHIGGTSRKGGQTGTGSTRLFHIRQSSTRATRAVEVEPSASFLNANDVFVLKSPDAMFVWRGVGASEEEMAAAKHVVGILGGSASDVSEGKEPAGFWSALGGKKEYQTSKGLQNMVKPPRLFGCSNKTGCLSVEEVPGDFQQSDLATDDVMLLDTWDQIFLWIGNDANAEERSGAPKIAKDYVDSDPSGRRGLPISTIKQGAEPPTFTGWFQAWDPKMWETDPLERIRAAF, encoded by the exons ATGGTGTCCCACAAGGAATTTGTGGCTGCTGGGAAGGAGACAGGGCTGCAGGTGTGGCGTATTGAGAACATGGACCTGAGGCCAGTCCCCAAGGCCCTACACGGCAACTTTTTCACAGGAGACGCGTACATCCTCCTCTACACCACCGCAGCCCCCTCCCACTACATACACATGTGGatgg GTGACGAGTGTTCTCAGGATGAGAGCGGAGCGGCGGCCATCTTTGCCACGCAGCTGGATGACTTCCTGGGTGGAGGGCCGGTCCAGTTCAGAGAGGTCCAGAACAATGAGTCCATCACCTTCATGGGCTACTTCAAGTCTGGCATCAAGTACAAG CAAGGGGGTGTGGCCTCAGGCTTCCAACACGTCGTGACCAATGACATGAGTGTGAAGCGCCTGTTGCACATCAAGGGGAGGCGGGCCATCCGAGCCACAGAGGTGGCCCTGTCCTGGGCTAGCTTCAACCAGGGAGACTGCTTTATCGTGGACCTGGGAAAG GATATCTACCAGTGGTGTGGCAGTGAGTGTAACCGTTTTGAGCGTCTGAAGGCCTCCCAGGTGGCCATTGACATCAGGGACAACGAGAGGAACGGCAGGGCCAAACTCCACATGGTGGAGGATGGGGCTGAGCCACAGGCACTTACTGAG GCTCTGGGGCCCAAACCCAGTATCCCCCCTGGCACACCCGATGATGAGAAGGTGGACACCTCCAACAGGAAGAAGGGTGCCCTCTACATG ATCTCCGATGCCTCTGGCTCTATGAAGTCGTCATCGGTGGCCTCCTCCAGCCCCTTCAAACAGGCCATGCTGACCGCTGAGGAGTGCTACATCCTGGACAACGGAGTGGACAAGAACGTCTTCGTATGGAAAG GACCCAAGGCCAACACATCGGAACGTAAAGCAGCCATGTCAGCAGCCCAGAAGTTCATCAAAGAGAAGGGCTACTCCGATAAGACACAG ATCCAGGTACTTCCAGCAGGAGGCGAGACCACTCTTTTCAAGCAGTTCTTCAGTGACTGGAAGGACAAGGACCAGACCACAGGTCCCAGTAAGGCCTACAGCATCGGCCGCATTGCCAAGGTGGAGCAAGTGCCCTTCGACGCCTCCACCCTCCACTCCAACAAAAACATGGCCGCCCAGCATGGCATGGTGGATGATGGTAAAGGCAAAGTCCAG ATCTGGCGTGTTGAGGATGGTGATAAAGTGGCTGTGGATCCCTCCTCCTATGGCCAGTTCTATGGAGGAGACTGTTACCTCATCCTCTACAGCTACAGACTGGGAGGCAGGGAGCAGCACATCATCTACACCTG gcaGGGGCTGAAGTGCACCCAGGATGAGCTGGCAGCCTCTGCCTTCATGACAGTGAAGCTGGATGACTCTATGGGAGGAGCCCCTGTTCAG GTGCGTGTGACCCAGGGCCAGGAACCCCCCCACCTGATGAGCCTGTTCCAGGGCAAGCCCATGATGGTCCACATTGGAGGAACGTCCCGTAAAGGAGGACAGACGGGCACTGGCAGCACACGACTCTTCCACATTCGGCAGTCCTCCACCCGCGCTACACGAGCTGTAGAG GTAGAGCCCTCCGCTTCCTTCCTGAATGCCAATGACGTGTTTGTGCTCAAATCTCCCGATGCCATGtttgtgtggaggggggtgggcGCCAGCGAGGAGGAAATGGCCGCCGCCAAGCATGTGGTGGGCATCCTGGGTGGCAGTGCCAGTGATGTGTCTGAGGGCAAGGAGCCAG CTGGGTTCTGGTCTGCCCTTGGAGGAAAGAAGGAGTACCAGACCTCCAAGGGTCTGCAGAACATGGTCAAACCTCCACGCCTGTTTGGCTGCTCCAACAAGACCGGATGCCTCAGT GTGGAAGAGGTTCCTGGAGACTTCCAACAGTCTGACCTGGCCACTGATGATGTCATGTTGCTGGACACCTGGGACCAG ATCTTCCTCTGGATCGGTAACGATGCGAATGCGGAAGAGAGGTCTGGAGCACCCAAAATAG ctaaGGACTATGTGGACTCAGACCCCTCTGGACGCAGAGGGCTGCCCATCTCCACCATCAAACAGGGGGCAGAACCCCCAACCTTCACTGGCTGGTTCCAGGCTTGGGACCCCAAAATGTGGGAAACAGACCCTCTGGAGAGAATCCGTGCAGCGTTCTAA